A DNA window from Impatiens glandulifera chromosome 7, dImpGla2.1, whole genome shotgun sequence contains the following coding sequences:
- the LOC124946123 gene encoding heterogeneous nuclear ribonucleoprotein 1-like, whose amino-acid sequence MQSDLGKLFIGGISWDTDEERLKEYFSGFGEVSEAVILKDRITGRARGFGFVVFTDPAVAEKVIQERHNIDGRMVEAKKAVPRDDHNTMIRNNSIMHGSPGAGQNKKVFVGGLSSSVTETGFKNYFEQFGTVSDAVVMYDHNTLRPRGFGFITFDSEESVDKVLMMKPFHVLYGKMIEIKRAVPKELSHGSSRSPVSLSGISKILNQGYGVKMDIGRFSSPLGSSYRMGLNFEPSFEGNTSFNSYGRGISPFYIGNSNRFANAIGYEGGNGGNSSFFSSGSQSLLGNWGISPLSNQDGDNLGYGINDNGYGLYGLGGEGGSRRSSFSAGGHFTSSGGYDGSGYGDPTRRSTIHLERDDGPGSFDFMRGGNGGLDVSTKSPIGYYGGYNVAKRQNNRGKEVLW is encoded by the exons ATGCAATCGGATCTTGGTAAGCTATTCATTGGTGGGATTTCTTGGGATACTGATGAAGAACGACTAAAGGAGTACTTTAGTGGTTTTGGAGAGGTATCGGAGGCAGTAATATTGAAGGATCGGATTACAGGAAGGGCTCGTGGCTTTGGTTTTGTTGTCTTCACCGATCCAGCTGTTGCAGAAAAAGTCATCCAAGAGAGGCACAACATTGATGGAAGAATG GTGGAGGCTAAAAAGGCAGTTCCAAGGGATGATCATAACACAATGATTAGAAACAATAGCATCATGCATGGCTCTCCTGGTGCAGGGCAGAATAAAAAGGTATTTGTTGGCGGTTTATCATCCTCTGTAACAGAAACTGGCTTCAAGAACTATTTCGAGCAATTTGGAACCGTAAGTGATGCTGTAGTTATGTATGATCACAATACACTGCGCCCTAGAGGATTTGGATTCATAACTTTTGATTCTGAGGAATCAGTAGACAAAGTTTTGATGATGAAACCTTTTCATGTGCTGTATGGGAAGATGATTGAGATCAAAAGGGCTGTCCCTAAGGAGTTATCTCACGGTTCTAGCCGTAGCCCTGTGAGTTTGAGTGGGATTAGTAAAATTCTTAATCAAGGTTATGGTGTGAAGATGGATATTGGTAGGTTCAGCAGCCCGTTAGGCTCAAGTTACAGAATGGGTTTGAATTTTGAACCAAGTTTCGAAGGAAACACTAGCTTCAATAGCTATGGTAGAGGAATCAGTCCTTTTTATATTGGAAACTCGAATCGGTTTGCCAATGCCATTGGCTACGAAGGAGGAAATGGTGGAAACTCTTCTTTTTTTAGCTCGGGATCCCAAAGTTTGTTGGGTAATTGGGGTATCTCTCCTTTGTCAAACCAAGATGGTGATAATCTAGGTTATGGGATCAATGATAACGGTTATGGGCTTTATGGACTAGGAGGAGAAGGAGGGTCTAGGCGTAGTAGCTTCTCGGCAGGTGGCCATTTCACATCAAGTGGAGGTTATGATGGGTCGGGTTATGGAGATCCTACTCGGCGTTCAACGATCCATCTTGAAAGGGATGATGGACCGGGTTCGTTTGATTTTATGAGGGGTGGTAATGGAGGATTGGATGTTTCAACTAAAAGTCCAATTGGCTATTATGGTGGTTATAATGTTGCTAAGAGACAGAATAATAGAGGTAAAGAGGTATTATGGTGA